The sequence AGACGGATTTGAGCGTGGCGGAAATGTCGTTCATCACGGTCTGGAACGACCGCGACATGTGGTTCAGCGAGCGGTCGGTGTAGACGACCGAGTATTCGATCAGCCCGTCGGGATCGACGCGAGGATAAAGGTCCGACATGGAGGCTCTCCGCAGTAAAAGACCTGGCCTCGACCCTGCCCGAAGCCCGCTCGCTTTACAAGCATTCACCAGGGTCCGGTGCTGGAAAAGCAGCGGGTGCATCGGCGTCACGCGCTGCTGCGCCGTTTGGGTGGGAGGCGCGCCCCCGCGGCGAACGGCGGTGACGCGTGCTCCAAAAGCTTCGCCCCGGGGCGGGCCTCCTACAAAAGCGGCGGGTGCATCGCCGCCATGCGCTGAAGCGCCGTACATGTGGGAGGCGCGCCCCCGCGGCGAACGGCGGTGACGCGCGCCCCCAAAAGCTTCGCCCCGGGGCGGGCCTCCTACAAAAGCAGCGGGTGCATCCCGTCATGCGCTGCGGCGCCGTACCTGTGGGAGGCGCGCCCTCGCGGCGAACGGCGGTGACGGTGCCCCCAAAAGCTTCGCCCCGGGGCGGGCCTCCTACAAAAGCAGCGGGTGCATCGCCAACCTGCGGTGCGCGTCGTACCTGTGGGAGGCGCGCCCCGCGGCGAATGGCGGTGACGCATGCCTCCGAAAAGCTTCGCCCCGGGGCGGGCCTCCTACAAAAGCGGCGGGTGCATCGGCGTCACGCGCTGCGGCGCCGTACGTGTGGGAGGCGCGCCCTCGCGGCGAATGGCGGTGACGCGTGCCTCCGAAAGCTTCGCCCCGGGCGGGCCTCCTACGAAAAGCAGCGGGTGCATCGCCGTCACGCGCTGAGGAGCAGCACGTGTGGGAGGCGCGCCCCTCGGCGAACGGCGGTGACGCGTGCCTCCGAAAAGCTTCGCCCCGGGGGCGGGCCTCCTACAAAAGCGGCGGGTGCATCCCGTCATGCGCTGCGGCGCCGTACATGTGGGAGGCGCGCCCCCGCGGCGAACGGCGTTGAGCGTGCCTCCGAAAAGCTTCGCCCCGGGGCGGGCCTCCTACAAAAGCGGCGGGTGCATCGGCGTCATGCGCTGCGCGTCGTACCTGTGGGAGGCGCGCCCCCGCGGCGAATGGCGGTGACGTGTGCCCCCAAAAGCTTCGCCCCGGGGCGGGCCTCCTACGAAAAGCAGCGGGTGCATCCCGTCATGCGCTGCGGCGCCGTACGTGTGGGAGGCGCGCCCTCGCGGCGAACGGCGGTGACGCGTGCTCTAAAAGCTTCGCCCCGGGGCGGGCCTCCTACAAAAGCGGCGGTTGCATCCCGTCATGCGCTGCGGCGCCGTACGTGTGGGAGGCGCGCCCTCGCGGCGAACGGCGGTGACGCGTGCTCTAAAAGCTTCGCCCCGGGGCGGGCCTCCTACAAAAGCGGCGGTTGCATGGCCAACCCGCGGTGCGCGTCGTATCTGTGGGAGGCGCGCCCCCGCGGCGAACAGCGGTGAGCGTGCCCCCAAAAGCTTCGCCCCGGGGCGGGCCTCCTACAAAAGCGATGAGGCATCGGCGTCACGCGCTGCCGACAAGCGCGGCGGAAAAGTTCAACCGGAGTGCTGCCGTCTGTCGGCTTCTTCGGGGTCAGCTTCGCGTCGCGCACAGCCAACCATTCAAAAAACTGACGCCATAATTTTATCCATATGAAGCCCTGTGCGGCCTCCAGCAACAGCGTCGGTGGCAAGGCAATCTCAAAACGATGGCCATCAGGCTAAACGACGTATTATTGGCGGCGGTATTTGGTCGACTTCGATTTGATCTATCAATAAAACAAATTATAAAGACGCCAGCGAAACGGGAATCGCCTTGCCCCTGCCCGTTTCGCCTGAAGTCGTTTTTTCCGTGCGTGGACTGCCCGCGTCGAACGACGCCGCTTATCGATAACTTCCGCCGCCTCTTCGGAACGCTTCGCTGGTCGCGTTTCGGATGTTCACAGCCATGGTGAGCCAATGCCAATCACAGCTTTTTTTCCGAGTGCCCGCAAAGGCCTCCTGTTCGCAATCACCTTGACCGCACTGCTGGGTTTTTCGCCGAGCGGCAGCGCCGTCCAGGCCGCTTCCGCTGGTGACATCGCCACGTCGGGAATCTCCTATTCGGCGCTGATCAACAAGTTCACCAACACGTACTGGCTGAACGGCTCCTGGCGCGCCTCGGCGGGCGTTTCAGTCGCCGCTAGCGCGCAGAATATTGCAGCGTTCCGAGTCGGCACCTCGGTGCGGACCGCCGATGGCCAGATTCGGACCGTGACATCGGTCAAGCCCGCCAGCGGAGCGTTGACCGTCTTCATGAACGGGCCGGTGTTGGACGGCGCCGTGATCGGCTATCCCAACCGCCTCAGCGTCAGCAATGTCGCCAGCACCATGCCGACCGCACCCGACGAACCCGATGAGGTCCCGGCCCCCACGCCCCACTACGCCGCGCTGATCAACAAGTTCACCAACGCCTACTGGCTGAATGGGTCCTGGCGCGCCTCGGCGGGTGTTTCGGTCGCCGCCACCGAGCAGAACGCGGCGGCTTTCGTGGTTGGCGCAACGGTTCGCACCGCCGATGGCCAGGTGCGCACGATCACCTCGGTCAAGCCCGCCAGCGGTGCGCTGAGCGTGTTCATGGACGGTCCCGTTCTCGATGGCAACCTGGTCGGCTATCCCAACAAGCTGAGCCTGGTCAATGCCGCGACGACCTTGCCAGACACCCCTTCGGCGCCGATAACAGAGCTGACGCCGCCTGCGACCGAGCCGGTGCAACTGGTTGGCGTTGCGCTGTCGGGCGCCGCGTTCGGGCCTTCGGTGCTGCCGGGTAAGCACGGCACCAACTACATCTATCCGGCCGAGTCGTATTACAAGAAGTACGCCGAACAAGGCCTGAAGCTGGTTCGCCTTCCTTTCCTGTGGGAGCGCATACAACCGCAGCTCGATACCGAACTCGACGCCGCACAGCTGGCACTGCTGACCCAGTCGCTCGATCTCGCGCATAAGCACGGGGTCAAGGTCGTGCTCGACATGCATAACTACTACCGTTACTACAAGCAACCGATCGGCTCCGAGACCGTATCCGTCCAGTCGTTTGCCAACACCTGGAAGCGCATCGCACTGGCGATCGGCAACCATCCGGCGCTCAGCGGTTATGGCCTGATGAACGAGCCGAATACCAAGGGGCTTTGGCCGGCCGCCGCCCTGGCCGCCGCGCAGGAGATCCGCAAGATCGACAGGACGAACTGGATCTACGTTGCCGGCGATCGGTTTTCCAGCGCATGGCACTGGCCGCAATCGAACACGCAGCTGATCGCCGATCCCTGGATGCGTGACCCTGACAACAAGCTGATCTTCGAGGCCCATATGTACCTCGACCGCGATACCTCGGGCCTGTACATCGACAAGACCGAAACCTTTGCGCCCGACCTTGGGATCAATCGCGCCAAGCCTTTTGTGGATTGGCTGCGAGCGAACAACCTGCGCGGCTTCATCGGTGAGATGGGCGTTCCGAACTATGCCCCCGACGCAATCGTCGCGATGGACAACCTGCTCGGCTATCTACGTGAGAACTGTGTGCCGCTCACCTACTGGGCTGCCGGCCCATGGTGGGGCAACTACATTCTCGCGCTGGACGTTTCCGGCGGCGCCGAGCAACCTCAACTGCCGGTGCTGATCAAGCACGCCAATACGCCGAACAACTGCTCGGCAATTGGCGAGCCGATGTAACCGTCGTAACGCTTCACCCAAGCCTGGCCACCTTGCGCCAGGCTTTTTTTTGCTCGATTTTCTTCCATGTGCTGCGCTGCTCCGGTCTCGGCTGGCACCGACGAACGGAACCAATCATGGGTCAGCGAGACGAATCTGTGTGCCTGTCTTCAAGGTAATTGGAAAGGTCGACACGACGTCGAGCCGAACGCTCCGAGGATCGGAAAAATGATGGAAGGGATCTTGCTGGCAGCAACTGGCTTGCTCGTCGTCTTGACTGTGTTGCCACTCTGGAAGAATCCGGCCTGGTGGGTGCGTGGGCTGGATTTTCCTCGCTTGCAGCTATGCGCGTTCGCCCTGGCACTGTTGTTGGCGCAGGCGTTGCTACTGTCTTACTCCGAACCGCTGCAGATCCTGATTTCCCTGATCGCGGTCGGCTGCCTCGCCTATCAGGCCTGGTGGATCATCCCCTATACCCGCCTGTGGCGGCCCGAAGTGAAGTCCGCCGATACCAGCCGCGACCGCCCTCGTATTCGCGTCATGGCGGCCAATGTGCTGACACCGAACCGCAGGGCCGACGCGCTCAAGGCCCTCGTCCGCGAGCATCGGCCCGATGTGCTGGTGACACTGGAAACCGATGCCTGGTGGGAGGCGCAACTGGAGGAGCTGACGGCGCACTACCCGCACTGCATCCGGTGTCCGCTGGATAATCTCTACGGCATGCACGTCTGGTCCCGATTGCCGCTGGAAAACGCCGAAACCTGTTTTCTCGTCGAAGAGGATGTGCCTTCGATGCACGCACGGGTCCGGCTGAGCGAGCGAGTGGCGATCCGCATGCATTTCCTGCATCCGGCGCCGCCGAGTCCGACCGAGAACGACGAATCCACCGAGCGCGATATCGAGCTGCTGCTGGTGGCCAAAAGCGTTCAGGACGACGAGCCCGACACGCCGATCATCGTGACCGGCGACCTCAATGACGTGGCCTGGTCGGCCAACACTCGCCTGTT is a genomic window of Stutzerimonas stutzeri containing:
- a CDS encoding endonuclease/exonuclease/phosphatase family protein; amino-acid sequence: MMEGILLAATGLLVVLTVLPLWKNPAWWVRGLDFPRLQLCAFALALLLAQALLLSYSEPLQILISLIAVGCLAYQAWWIIPYTRLWRPEVKSADTSRDRPRIRVMAANVLTPNRRADALKALVREHRPDVLVTLETDAWWEAQLEELTAHYPHCIRCPLDNLYGMHVWSRLPLENAETCFLVEEDVPSMHARVRLSERVAIRMHFLHPAPPSPTENDESTERDIELLLVAKSVQDDEPDTPIIVTGDLNDVAWSANTRLFRKISGLLDPRVGRCMVNSFHARHWFLRWPLDHLFHSHHFQLVSIQRLPQFGSDHFPVLVELQYDPDGEQQSLPGDTSDEREAQDKIDQKDVSESDVPEPEKH
- a CDS encoding glycoside hydrolase family 5 protein, with the translated sequence MPITAFFPSARKGLLFAITLTALLGFSPSGSAVQAASAGDIATSGISYSALINKFTNTYWLNGSWRASAGVSVAASAQNIAAFRVGTSVRTADGQIRTVTSVKPASGALTVFMNGPVLDGAVIGYPNRLSVSNVASTMPTAPDEPDEVPAPTPHYAALINKFTNAYWLNGSWRASAGVSVAATEQNAAAFVVGATVRTADGQVRTITSVKPASGALSVFMDGPVLDGNLVGYPNKLSLVNAATTLPDTPSAPITELTPPATEPVQLVGVALSGAAFGPSVLPGKHGTNYIYPAESYYKKYAEQGLKLVRLPFLWERIQPQLDTELDAAQLALLTQSLDLAHKHGVKVVLDMHNYYRYYKQPIGSETVSVQSFANTWKRIALAIGNHPALSGYGLMNEPNTKGLWPAAALAAAQEIRKIDRTNWIYVAGDRFSSAWHWPQSNTQLIADPWMRDPDNKLIFEAHMYLDRDTSGLYIDKTETFAPDLGINRAKPFVDWLRANNLRGFIGEMGVPNYAPDAIVAMDNLLGYLRENCVPLTYWAAGPWWGNYILALDVSGGAEQPQLPVLIKHANTPNNCSAIGEPM